The genomic DNA AGAACATGGGATCCCTGCGAGTTAACCACTGCTTCGTCAAAGcatgttttaaagaaataaacaactttgaagTTCGTTTTTTACTTATGTTGTCGTTTAATTATATCCTCGCCGGGAATGTTTTTTTCTAGGCAAGGTTACGtaagaaaaacaacaggaaACAAGGGGAAATAAGTTTTGAATTTGCATTGCGGACCGACGCAGTTGATGGGTATTAAGACGGAATTCATCAGGAAATTaagtaatttcaatttcaatgaACAAAAACCTTGCGCCAGAATAACTAAAACAATATCGCactcttttttacatttttcaagggctatagatataattagttatcgGTAATTACACCAAgtttttttgtccactgaaaattaaaattactcaatttcctgatggattccgtcttaactCTTCAAGTCCCACgaatgaccaacatcaattttctctataACGAAATAAATGCATCATCAAGAGAGAAGGTAGTGAGACTTAAATGATCACCTagaagaaaatgctttgatcttttacaAACTCTAACACCAAGTTCTTTACAGAAACTATATGGAGATCATTTTGGAGCCGGCATAGTGGCATGTGCACCGTATTGCACAGAGTATTGCGATAAGACAATAAACAGCAGACTACCTATACAGGGAACTAGCCTAGGGGCTTAAAAAGGTTCTCAATAgccaaaaagacaaaagaatacCCCCTTTCAGTCAGTGAACGAGGACTGATATAAAAAAAGTAATTCCATTTAATTTTCTAATGAAGCTAATCCTCATCGATCTTCTGATAAAGAAAAGGGTTGTTTATATTAATCATCAAAAATTGCAGGTTATTAAAACACAGTACAGTTAGTTGTGAATTCAAATACAGTGGTCAGTAAATGCTTTTAAAACTAAGAAGCACGCTCAGTTTTGTAAGCCGTTTTATTGATTTGACGCTGAAATTCAGCAACTTCATCGTAGAATCATGTGATTTGCAAATTAGGTTTGTCTTTTGTAGTATTTATTACTGCAGAGACTGAATGACGGTTACAAGGAgcaaggtaatgaacttgaaagATATAATCTTAGAATCATTTCCGTCAGCTCATCGTTGAACACGCCACAATAAGGCAAAATATCAAATCAACGCCCGCCATCAGTCGGCGGAAAGGAAAATAGTAGTAATATTCGCAAAAGTTAGTAGTATTTAGgcgaattttatttttctttttatctttgtACATTATATAAAGGAGAattgaaaaacagtgacaacaagaATAATTAGGCTATTACACGATGTTTTTCATCATCCTCGTCTTATATAGGAGTAATGATCCACTTTAAATTTCAAATACGCCGGACTGCTGGGTGTAACAACGCTCAAAGCGAAAATCTCGGCGCACGCATTGCAAACCTTATATTCGAAAAAATACCGGAATGGAAATAAATTTAGATCATTTAAATACATGTTTTCCAGAACGCGCACGGCAATAAAATGATGGTGGAGAATATTACTGGTTACGAGAAAACGAAAAGCATCAAAGAAAGTCTTTTCTTTGTAGTATCAGTAGCTGGACAGGTAAACGACCATCTTATATTTCTTTCAGTGCTGCATTCTTTTTTGTCTGTTACTGCAGTTGTGGGCAACACTCTGATCCTAATCGCTCTCTACAAGGAAtcttcacttcatccgccgtccaaactaCTCTATAGTAACCTCGCAGTGACTGATATATGCGTTGGCATTATTCTTGAACCGCTTGCTGTTACGTATTGGATAGCTCATTTGACTGAACGATGGACTGTTTGGCGCTATGCACTCGACTCAAACTTAATCATCAGCTATATTTTATGTAGCGTGTCTTTGCTGACAATGACTGCTATAAGCGTGGACCGACTTCTCGCCTTGATGCTAGGTCTCAGGTACAGACACGTTGTGACTTTGAAAAGAACATATGCATCGATAACCATGTTTTGGGTTGTGTCCATTGTAGGCGCAACGATGCACTTTCTGAATCCCGTAATTACTTCATGGTATGAAAAAATTGGCATATCATTATGTCTGATCACTTCAGCCTTCTCTTACACAGCCATTTTTCTCACTTTGCGTCACAACAAAATTCAACTCGATGGTCATGTTTCTCAAAAAAGATCGAGTCAAGCAATTCCACTGAACATAGcacgatacagaaaggcagtgtacagcGCACTGTGGGTGCAAGtaacattggttgtttgttatctACCGTATGGTATAGCGGTAGCTTTGAAGCCTCGAGAGGGTTATCCcttacctttttaccttgttatGAAGTATACTGTTTCATTAGTGTACTTAAACTCATCTTTAAACCCTTTGTTGTACTGCTGGAAGATCAAAGCAGTCAGACAAGCGGTAAAAGAAACACTCAGACACATTTGCTGTATTAAGAGTTAGATATCGGGCAGTATGTTCAGTTTCGATTTAGAATCAAAGCTTCCAGATTCGGAATTccggtttaaaattttaaactacAAAAACTCCGTTTCGTCCAAACTGTGGTTGATTCCATCGAGCATTTACAAGTGTGATgttacttaacccgtgaaaaAGATAGTAGACAACTACGCACTATTATAcactaatagacctttttaccgatacggcagccatattaaatttattagatttaaggagaattatgggatgcccaggggggcactcgctcagtatttacgcgcgcgcTTCGGGcaaaagagaacttcactgtTTATTTCACAGGAAAagggcgatcattattacatccaaacacagcacaacgatcttttttttcccattacaatctttttctaggaaaacttaaagaaaaattggcccgaaaagcgcgcaTAAATGCTGAGCGAGTATATCGGattgtgctcatgccccctgggcatcccataataccccttaaatctaattaattcattatggccaccgtatcggtaaaaaggtgtATTGCATTGTATTCTTTTGTGTACATGTAGCTATTTGGAAAATTGTTAGTCTCAGTTTCATAGGTTAAGTTAAATCACTCTATTTTCCCTGTCAATTGAGTTAAATCACTCTATTTTCCCTGTCTTTTGAGCTTCGCTCCTTCAAGTTTTATTCATCGCAAATTTGTCCGAGTTGGTACCGCGCGTGGATTGctttatttcagttattttttgttttccttttcttttttaggtatggtaatgtatcctactaaatttaaaacaaaggaaaaacaaaaattcactGAATACAAAATTACCTACAACATATATTGTATACATATGACTACATCGGGTTGGTCTCCGCCGTCGCTTCGCAACAAAGCCGCTACAAAACGAACTACGACAAACTTAATCGGTTGTTATTTGCCATCTTTTCAGGGGTTCTTTACCAGGCCAACTATAAGGCGTATTTACATCATTGAACTCCATTTTACAAGGAaaagggacaaagcaaacaatCATCTTAATTAGTTAGAAACGTTAATCAGTGGAGTTTCCAATAGTTGGTATTGTAAGCTTTAATAAAGCCGCCAGGGATATTCTTTGCCATGTAGATATTGTACTGATGTATGACATAGACTTTTAGTATGTAAAGTTATAGGTTTAGGGGTGTGTATGTGTGACTTGGTTTGCTCTACTTGATCATCTTGTTCTTTAGAATTTACACAGTCCAGCCATAGGATTAAACTTAAGTAGCATGAATTACAACGCCTTCAAAGATATCCGACAATAGGCAAATCTACACAGTCCAGCTGGATGAACTGTTTTgaatattatttgttttatttgcgaGCAAATGAATAGCTCAGGGGCCTGGGAGATTTTATCTTAGAATTTCGAGGTCATTATAGTAATAACTGAACACATTGTAATAcggaaaaatgacaaataacgGCACGAAACGCAGCTAAACGCGGGCAAGAAAAACGTCAAACCATAAGCCACTTTCACGTGATACCGTAGAATTACACTGCTTTAAGTAGGGAAGGATTTAAAGTTTCCAAACGAAAAGAAGAACAGAGAAATTAAGCATTGTATCATTTTAGGAACCTAAAAAAGAAGGACCACTGTTTCGTTTTACAAACCCTTTTAAAATGCCCAGTATACTACTTTAAAACACGGAACTATGTAGCCTAGAGGCTTGCAAGCCGTTTTTAAAAATGACGTGTTACGATACTTAAAATGACAAAAGACCACCCGTCTTCAGTAACCTGTAGTGCAGATAAGAGTAGAATGTATATTTTTTGCCGTCAGATTAATTATCTGGACTTTTAAAccgagctttgaaaatatataaaataaaacatgacGCAAATCCTCCTCAGCCTTCTGACAAAGgactgatttttttatttaatcgTGAAAAAACCGCTGGGTATtaaaaaagacagagaaagaaTAAATTTGCAAACCTGTCAATTAACAATATTGTAATCATAACAGACCTTTTTAAAATCCTCATTTGTCATAAAATTCGTTAAATTATTGCAATGCACAAACACACGTAAGTGAATGGGGAAGAAGACACATGGCGGCTGAGAATTTGACTGAAGAGGAGGAAAAGACGTCACTTGAAAAATACTTTTGCTCTACAGAATTAATTGAACAAGTCAACGGCCATTTAATAAGTCTTTCAGTTTTTCACATCTTGCTGTCCATTACTGCAGTTCTGGGAAACGCCTTAATTCTAACTGCTCTTTACAGAGAAtcttcacttcatccgccgtccaaactgCTATATTGTAACTtggcgataactgatctctgtgttggtttCAGTGCGGATCCTCTAGCCGTTATACGCTGCACGGCTCAGATGAACAGGCAATGGAATATTTGTCGCAAAGTGTTTCACTACAATATCATTATTAGCTATACTTTGTGTTCCGTATCTTTGCTGACAGTGACCGCagtaagcgtggacagacttctcgctctGTTGCTagggctcagatacagacaacTTGTTACTTCGAAGAGAATGTATGCAGTAATTGCCATAGTGTGGGCTATATCCATTATCACCGCCACTATGTACTATTTAAATCCCCAAATTACTTTTTGGTATGGCAATATCGGTATATCACTGTGTTTAGTCACCTCAATCATCGCTTACACCAAAATTTTTCTCACTCTGCGACACAGCCGATTCAAAGTACAAGGTCACCTTTCTCAAGGACAATCAAGTCAAGCAATTCCGCTTAACATAGcacgatacagaaaggcagtgtacagtgcactgtgggtgcaacTAACATTGGTTCTCTGTTATCTGCCGTATGGTATCGCGGTAGCTCTGACGCCAGAAAAAGGTTTACCTTTATCCGTTTACCTTGCTAGAGAGTATACCCCTACTTTTGTTTACTTAAACTCGTCATTAAACCCGTTGTTGTACTgctggaagatcagagaagtcAGACAAGCGGTGAAAGAAACACTCCGGCAAAACTGCTGTTCAACAAGTTAATTTGAATGCAGAGAAGAGCGTAGCCTCCTAAGAAGACGTTCTTAAGGCTTCATCACGCGTCATGACAGTATAGTTAAAGAACCTTTATCAATAGTATACAGTCACTAAAACTGATATTTACCACCTCAAATTCAacggggcccagttgttcgaaagccgattagcgcttaacccgggtttctttttcttgtgtttaaaagcattttctcggataattttctctgctatttttagagcttcaaatcatcaacttgtagacaaaaagaattaaaactgaaatgctttttaagctttcaaatctgaattcaaatctcgcactaactgtgggttatcttaacccagctttgaacaattCGGCCCTGAACTGGTACTTGTACCTGTTCTAAATTTGTCGGTGGAAAGATTCTCAAAAATCGATCAAAGTCGATGCAGATGTTTTAAAAGTAGTTGATGCTAATTTATTTCGCAATTCCactgaacatagctcgatacaaAAACTAAAGGTAGTGTACAGTGGACAGTGGAAGCCTGTGACATTGGTTATTTGTTATCTGCCGTTTAGTATAGCGTTAGCTTTGAATCCTCAAGAATATGTACCTTTATCTGTTCACCTTGCTAAGTAGTATACCACTAGATTTGTCAtaaacccattgctttgctAATGACCAATTTTGGTATATCACTGACTTCCTACACCGTTTTCTTCTAGCTGTTCAGGCACCTGTTTTTCCTCCTATATAAAAGTAACGGGATGCTTGttgtctcgcttaggggtgtaaatcgCAGATTTTAATCACAGTTAAGGTGTTTGGGACggaaagtcactatatttgcccattcaCGTATCGCATAGGGCTGTGCATAAAGatgttttacaaaaaatgccaTGATGTCTGTTGTAGTATGGTCTCCTTAGGGGTCATTTAAGCTTGACccacattaattttaattttccgacgAGTTTCCTcttcacttttatatgggagtctcCACTACCCCGGAGCAGCATTTACCTTTTTAGCTTAAAAAACTATTATCACTCATTTTTATTTGACCAAGTTTTAACATAAAACTGATTACATAAAACtgattacaatttttttttgcaaaatgacATGATACAGtgatatatatactttttatcTTCCAATAAAGAAATgaggtttaatttttaatttttattaagaCACGTTGTTGGGTTAAAACCGGCCGAAACAGAAAGGAAATAGTTGGTAACCAAATACTTGAGAATTTCACAGTCAACATTATGAAATCcagtaaattattaaaatacatttttcagGGTATTTTCACGGCAGTAACACGGCGGTAGAGAATTTTAGTGGAGAGTCCGCAGAAAATGTATACTTTTCCGCATTCAGaaaaatttttcttgatttgcGTCACAACGAAATTTAAGAACAAAGTTACATTTCACTGCAGGGACAACTGAGTCAAGCATTCCCTCTGAGTAAAGAACGAACGAAGGTTTGAGCGCATTAGATCatatttaaatgctattttgcgccttataaataataaattattattattattattattattattattattattattattattattgaaacaaaaagaagtgtctagtgcactgtgggtgcaggtaACATTGGTCGTTTAGTCTGCCGTATGGTATAGCGGTAGCCTTGACGCCTGAAGATTCACCTTTGTCTGCTTACTTTGCTAAAGAGTATACCATTACTTTTGTATACTTAAACTCGTCAATAAACCCGTTGTTGTACCGCTGGAAGATCAGAGATGTTAGACAAGCAGTGAAAGAAACAATCAAACAAATCTGCTCTTTAAGGAGTTAAATATTTCCTATAACAAGTTAATTTGGGTAGTTTGTggtatttttttaacggtttatcAGTTTGGACTTCTCAATAAATCATGCTTATTATGAATCTAAAATTCAAAGTTTTGCTTAACTCCCACTTTCAGTTATCAAATTAAAGAGAATGGGAAAAGAAGCCCTGCTAAGCCTTATGCTAATACTGTGCCTTGATAGTGTTGACTGAATAGTCAAGAACTTATTTTCTAAGTATGCAGTGACCAAGAAAAAAACTTCCAGGCAACATGGAAGCTTAAAAGACTCcaaattaaattgaatttttcTAATAAGTGAAGATATGTTTGGAAAATATAATAACATGCACAATAAtattagattttaaaaaattggataTTGACATTTTACCTTTAAGCATGGAAACACAGAATGTGTACTTTACAACATTTCAATCAAGAAACACATTAACAGCAAAGCGAACTAAATACTCCACTGTAAAACACAAGACACCTGATTTTGGGTCCGCCGACGAATCAAAGTAACCTCTCCTTCCCAGAGAGGTAAATGTCTGGAGAATACTGCAAAAAATATGGCCATTAATTTTAGCACTTACAGAGTGGATAAGAGATCATGCGTAATTAAAAAAGTCGGGGCATAGGCCATATTCAGGTAAttctgaacaaaataataataataataataataataataataataataataataaattaaaatggattaataataataataataaattttaaaaaagacgtTTGCCAAAAAGAGTAATGAAAAGAGCGTTGCGTTTTAAAAAGTATTACGAAAATTGCGGCTTAATGCCCAGTGGGCTACctgtagagcgttttcactcacgtgaccggcgtctatgcaaatttattggaacaaaagaaagtgtttatataagaaaagagttcaactcccagaggattggtctggaacaccaacatggccgccgtgacgtcatctGACAACGGTCTATACACGGAACTAAGTGGAACGGAACTAAAGGCCTTAAAAGTGACACAATAATACAAATTATACGCCAAAATGACGAAGGACCACCTGCCTTCAAGCGTGAATGGAAATAAGAGTAGCATGAATGTTTTTGCCAGCTCAATTATCTAaggttatttaataaagttttaaCATCGATAGTACAATTTGAAGAGACAAATAAACTAAAACATGAAGCATTTTTTCTCTCACTGACAAAAGAATGAAGACTTTTCATTTT from Porites lutea chromosome 6, jaPorLute2.1, whole genome shotgun sequence includes the following:
- the LOC140941747 gene encoding melanocortin receptor 5-like; translation: MAAENLTEEEEKTSLEKYFCSTELIEQVNGHLISLSVFHILLSITAVLGNALILTALYRESSLHPPSKLLYCNLAITDLCVGFSADPLAVIRCTAQMNRQWNICRKVFHYNIIISYTLCSVSLLTVTAVSVDRLLALLLGLRYRQLVTSKRMYAVIAIVWAISIITATMYYLNPQITFWYGNIGISLCLVTSIIAYTKIFLTLRHSRFKVQGHLSQGQSSQAIPLNIARYRKAVYSALWVQLTLVLCYLPYGIAVALTPEKGLPLSVYLAREYTPTFVYLNSSLNPLLYCWKIREVRQAVKETLRQNCCSTS
- the LOC140940075 gene encoding melanocortin receptor 5-like, producing MMVENITGYEKTKSIKESLFFVVSVAGQVNDHLIFLSVLHSFLSVTAVVGNTLILIALYKESSLHPPSKLLYSNLAVTDICVGIILEPLAVTYWIAHLTERWTVWRYALDSNLIISYILCSVSLLTMTAISVDRLLALMLGLRYRHVVTLKRTYASITMFWVVSIVGATMHFLNPVITSWYEKIGISLCLITSAFSYTAIFLTLRHNKIQLDGHVSQKRSSQAIPLNIARYRKAVYSALWVQVTLVVCYLPYGIAVALKPREGYPLPFYLVMKYTVSLVYLNSSLNPLLYCWKIKAVRQAVKETLRHICCIKS